A segment of the Acidimicrobiales bacterium genome:
GACGCCCTCGGCGGTGGGCTGGGTCGGCGACCCGACGGGCTGGTGGTGGCGGTCGACGCCACGGCGCTCGAACGATCGCTGCTGTTCGTGGCCGAGCTGCTGCAGCTCGACGTGCCCACCGCCATCGCCCTCACCATGGTGGACGAGGTCGAGGCTCGCGGCGGCACGGTCGACGTCGAACGCCTGTCGGCCGCGCTCGGCGTGCCGGTGATGCCGGTGGTGGGGCATCGGGGCATCGGCGTGGCTGCCCTCCGCACGATGCTGGCCCATCCCGAGGAGTGGGCCACTCCGGCCCTCCCACCGCCCGCAACCGGCGCCGAGCGGGCCGCCTGGGTCGACTCGGTCGTGCGCTCGGCCACCACGAGGCCCGGACCAGACCGTCGTACTCACCGGATCGACGCCGTCGTCCTGCATCCCGTGGCCGGTGTGGCTGTCTTCCTGGCCGTGATGCTCGTGTTCTTCCAGTCGATCTTCACCTTCGCTGCACCTGCGCTCGACGCGATCGACTCCTCGTTCGGCGCCCTTGCCGACCAGGTCCGCGATCTGGTGCCCGGCACGCTCGGCGAGTTCCTCGCCGACGGCGTCATCGCCGGTGTGGGCGCCGTGCTGGTGTTCCTCCCGCAGATCATCCTGCTCTTCCTGATCCTCGCCCTCCTCGAGAAGGTCGGCTACCTGGCGCGAGCGGCGTTCCTGGCCGACCGGCTCCTCAGCCGCTTCGGGCTCGAGGGCCGCAGCATGGTGGCGATGCTCTCGTCGTTCGCCTGCGCCATCCCCGGCATCCTCGCCACCCGCACGATCCCGAGTGAGCGCCGCCGGTTGGCGACGATGATGGCGGCCCCGCTGATGACGTGCTCGGCCCGCCTGCCGGTGTACGTGCTGCTGATCTCGGCGTTCGTCTCCGACCGGACGGTGCTCGGCCCCTTCACCGCACAGGGCCTCACGATGTTCGGGCTCTACGCCCTCGGCGCCGTGTCCGGCCTCGTCTATGCCGCCGTGCTCAGCCACACCGTTCTGGCCGGCCCTACGGCGCCGTTCGCCATGGAGCTCCCGCCCTACCGCCGGCCCACCCTGCGCTCGGTGTTGCTCGCCACGTGGGACGGCACCTGGTCGTTCGTGAGGCGGGCCGGCACGGTGATCCTCGTGACGTCGATGGCGCTGTGGGTGCTGCTGAGCATCCCGTCCGTCACCCCCCCCGAGGGCCTCACGGAGGCGCAGGCGGCCCAGTACGAGATGGAACAGAGCCTCGCCGGTCGGGTCGGCTCGGCGTTGGAACCGGTGTTCGCCCCCCTGGGCTTCGACTGGAGCACCAACGTGGCCATCATCGGGAGCCTTGCCGCACGCGAGGTGTTCGTGAGCACCCTCGCCATCACCACGGCGTCCGAGAGCGAGGACGCCCTGCCCGACCGGCTCCAGACGATGGAGGACGCCGACGGGAACCTCGTCTACGACTCCGCCACGGTGGCGGCCATCCTGGTCTTCTTCGTGTACGCCCTGCAGTGCCTGAGCACCGTGGCGGTGCTGCGGCGGGAGACCAACTCCTGGCGGTGGCCGGTGTTCGCCTTCGGCTCGATGTTCGCGCTCGCCTACGTGGGCGCCCTGATCGCCCGGACGGTGGTCCTTGCCGTCACCTGAGGCTTCGCCGCACCCGCTGGTGCACGTGGAGCGCACCGCCGACCAGGCGGTGCTCCGCTGGGTGTGCCACGACCACGCCGTGGCGGCCAGCCCGGGCGGCCGGCGCCGGCCCGATCCAGGCTCGCCGATGGGTGCCCTCGTGGACGCCGGCTCGCTCGCCGAGGTGTGGGTGTCCGCCGGAGCGCTGCACGCACGGTTCGTGGAGGAACGACCTGCGTCGGCAGTGGTGCGGGTCGTACACGAGGCCGTGGTCGATGCGCTCGCGACGAACGCGGCCTGGCTCACGGAGGCCACCGGCCCCGTGCCCGGTATCGGCCTGGCCACGGTGCAGGAGACGGTGGACAGGGCGGCGGCGGCGGTGTTCGACGCTCACGGCGGCCGGCTCGAGGTGGTCCACCTCGACGACGGCGTCCTGAGGCTGCGGCCGCATGGCTCGTGCCGGGGGTGCCGCCTGACGGCCGGCACCATCGACTCCCTGGTGGCGCCGGCCGTCCGCCGTGCCCACCCGGACATCCACCGCATCCAACTCGAGGACGCCTCCTCCAGGCAGCGATCCTGGCTGCCCCGCCCCCGCCGGCGCTGATCGTTGGTTCGGGCAGAGCACCCGGACGACGTGGGACCAGGTCCGTGACCAGCTCACCGTCCGCTTCCCCAGGACCAGGGGGCTGATGGGCACCGCCGAGGTCGAAGTGCTCGCCCTCACCGCTTCCCGCGATCGCACGGGACCAGGATCTGGTCCAGCAACCCGATGCTGAACCCATCGTGGGACCCGACGCCGGCGGCTGGAGATCCCCTCGAATCCCCGCCACGCAGCGGGGCACCGCGTGCGGTGCGAGGAGCGATCAGGCGGGGAGGCGCTCGCCCGCAGCCGGCACCAGCCCCGCGGCGCGCAGCGAGCCGAGGGGCGGCCACTCGGCCCCGGCCACGTCGACCGGGGCGTGGCCCGGCCGGTGCAGGACGGTCCCCGCCAGCCGGTGCGGTCCGGGGCGCGAGCGCTCGAGCGCGGTGCGCAGCACCGCCGCGGCCATCGGCCCCAACTCGGCCAGCGGCCGGTTCCGGTGGGTGCGCACACCCAGGTCGACCTGGGCGATGGCGCCGGTGCCCACGAGAGCGGCCACGTCGATCAGCAGGCCGAGCTCGACCCCGTAGTCGCCCACGAAGGAGACACGCTCGAGGACGTCGCGACGCCCCGCGTACTCGCCACCCAGGGGTTGGACGATGCCGGCCAGGTGGGGGAAGAGCAGCGAGAGGGCCGGCCTGGCCACCAGCTCGGTCACGCGGCCGCCCTCACCGCGGTGGCCGTGGAGGGGGCGCTCGTAGAACCCCTTGACCAGGGCGATCTCGGGCTGCAGCAGCAGGGGGCCGACCAACCCGGCGACGAATCGGGGGTCGAAGTCGACGACGTCGGCGTCGCACCAAACCACCAGCTCGGCATCGGTGACGACGAGCGACTTCCACAGCGCCGCCCCCTTGCCCGGAGTCCCCGCGAGCTCGGGGAGCACCTCGGCGGTGTGGACCACCCTCGCCCCGGCGGCGGCGGCGAGCGTGGCGGTGCCGTCGGTGGAGCGGTCGTCCATGACGACCAGGTCGTCGACGAGGGGCAGGGCGTCGACGAGCTCGTGCCGGATGGCGGACACGATGGCGCCCACGGTCGCGGCCTCGTTGTGGGCCGGGAGGCACACGGCCACCCGCCGCCCCCGCTTGGCGGCCACCAGGCGGGCGGGTTCGAGGTCGTCGCGGTGGAAGACCCGAGCAGGCTGGGTGGCCGCCGACCGCAGCGGAGCAGCGTCGTGGCCCGCCGCCAGGGCGACCACGCCGGCCAGCTCCACCTCGACCGGCTCGTCGGCCACGCGGGCCAGGGCGGCCATGGCCGCGCCCAGCAGGTCGGCGTCGACGGGGCCGTCGACGGCGAGCACCAGCCCGTTGCCGTCGCCCCGCACCGTCAGGCCGGCCGGCCGGTCCTCTCTCGTGGACACGTCCACGTCCCACCTCCAGGGTCGTCGGCGTGGGAGGGCGAGCCTGCCAGCGCAACGTGACGGCTGGATCACGCGTCGGTCGCGGCCGTGTCGCGAATCGTGGCCCGATCCGGTCGGGGAGCCCGAGTGCGGGATGATGACCGGTCATGGTGACCCGCCTGCTGCTCGTCGAGGACGACGACGACATCCGGCTGGTGCTCCGGCTCGCCCTCGAGGACGAGGGCTACGACGTGGTCGAGGCGATCAGCGGGGAGGAGGGGCTCGAGCGCTTCGCGGCCGAGCCCGTCGACCTGGCGCTGGTCGACCTGCGCCTTCCGGGCATGCACGGCTTCGAGGTGTGCCGCCAGCTTCGGCAGCACTCCACGGTCCCGATCATCATCATCACCGCCCAGACCGACAGCCACGACGTGGTCGCCGGGCTGGAGGCGGGGGCCGACGACTACGTCACCAAGCCGCTGGTCCCGAAGGAGCTGGCAGCGCGCATCCGGGCCCTGCTGCGGCGGGCGAGCCTCCCGGCAGCGCCGTCGTCGGAGCCGGAGGCCTTCGTGTTCGGTGACCTCGAGGTGCGGCCGGGGGCCGGCGAGGTCCGGCGCGCCGGCGAGCTGGTCGAGCTCACCAAGACCGAGTTCCGCCTCCTCTGCGAGTTCGTGGCGAACCCCGGCCAGGTGCTGAGCCGCGACGTGCTGCTCGAGCGGGTGTGGGGCTACGACTACCTGGGTGACAGCCGCCTCGTCGACACGCACCTGCACCGCCTCCGGCTGAAGGTCGAGGACGACCCGTCCGAGCCCCGCCACCTGCTCACCGCCAGGGGTCTCGGCTACAAGTTCGTGCCATGACCGGGGCGGAGGCGGGGGCGGCCCGGCCCGTTCCTCGCCGGCGGCTGCGGCTGCGGCTGCGGGCCACGGTGGCCTTCGCCATCGGTGCGCTGGCGGTGTCGCTGGCGCTGTCGGGGCTGACCTACGGGCTGGTCCGCCGCTACCTGCTGGAGCAGCGCGAGTCCACCGCGACGACGCAGGTGTACCTGAACGCGCGCCTGGTGCGGAGCTCCCTCCTGGCGGGCGATACCGACGTGCCGGCGCTGCTGGCGTCGCTGGCCACGACGCTCGGCTCGCAGCCGGTGCTCGAGCTCGACGGCGACTGGTTCGCCCGGGTCGTGAACGTCGGGCGCGACGATCTCCCCGGCCCGTTGCGGGCGACGGTGCTGGACGGCGGCGCGAGCCGCCAGCGCTTCGCGGCCGGCGGGGTGCCGTATCTCGCGGTGGGGGTGGCCCTGCCCGACGCCGACGCCGCCTACTTCGAGGCCTTCCCGCTCACCGAGCTGGAGCGCACGCTCGACACGCTGCGGGCCGCCCTGCTGGTGGCCGCGACGATCACGACCGTCGCCGGCGCTGCGCTCGGCTGGTACGCCAGCCGCCGGGTCCTCCGGCCGCTGCGCGACGTGGCCGACACGGCCGCGCTGATCGCGGAGGGCGACCTGTCGGCCCGCATCGACGAGCACGGCGACGCCGACCTCGATCCGCTGGTGCGGTCGTTCAACGACATGGCGTCGACGCTGGAGGGGCGCCTCGAGCGCGACGCCCGCTTCGCGTCCGACGTGAGCCACGAGCTGCGGTCTCCGCTCACGGCCATGCGGGCCGCGGTCGAGGTCGTCGACGCCCGCCGCGACGAGCTGCCCGAGCGGGTGCGGGTTGCCGTGGCCGTGCTGCGGGGGCAGGTGCGGCGCTTCGAGCGGATGGTGCTCGACCTCCTCGAGATCTCCCGGATCGACGCCGGGGTGGTGCCCGTCGACCTCCGCCCCCGGAACGTGGCCGGCTTCGTTCGACGGGTGGCGCGCGGCCTGTTGCCCGACGGGCCACCGGTCGAGGTGAGCCCGGCCGCCGCCGAGGCGCTGGCCCTCGTCGACGAGCGGCGCTTCGAGCGGGTGCTCGCGAACCTGGTGGAGAACGCCCAGAAGCACGGCGGCGGCGTGACGCGCGTGGCGGTCGACGCCGGCGACGGTCGGGTGCGCGTGCTGGTCGAGGACCACGGGCCGGGCGTGCCCGCCGAGGAGCGGTCGCGGATCTTCGAGCGCTACGCCCGGGGGGACGCGGCCCGCCACCAGGTCGGCACCGGGCTCGGCCTGGCTTTGGCGGCCGAGCACGTGCGGCTGCACTGGGGCAGGGTTTGGGTCGAGGACGCGCCCGACGGGGGCGCGCGCTTCGTGGTCGAGCTGCCGAAGGCGGTGTCGTGACCGGCCGGGCCCGGCGCCGGGTCGCGGGGATGGGCCTCGCCCTCCTGGGGGTGGTGGCGGTGGCCGGGTGCGGGGTCACGACCGAGGGCGACGACCGCCCGCTCGACGCCACCGACGTGCCGGCCGGGCTGCTCGACACCCCGCCGTCGCCGAGCACCACCGCCGCCGGCCCAGCGCCGACGGCGCTGGTGCCGGTGCCCACGTACGGGTTCGAGCTCTACCTGGTGCTCGACGACCGCCTCGTGCCCGTTCGCCGGCAGCTGAGCGGCCCCCCCGACCTCGACGACGTGCTCGAGCTGGTCGCCGCCGGTCCCCGCCCCGCGGAGCAGGACCAGGGCTACCGGTCGGTGCTGGGCGACCCGGTGGTCGTCACCGGGACGCCGCCGGTGGGGGGCCAGGTGACGATCGACGTGGGCGACGCCTTCACCAGCCTGTCGGGCGCCGACCAGCTGCTCGCCCTGGCCCAGGTCGTGTACTCGGTGACCAGCCTCCCGGGTGTGGGGCGGGTGGCCTTCACCAGCGGCGGCGCGCCCATCGACGTGCCCCGAGCCGACGGCCTGCTGGTGGCCGGCTCGGTGTCGCGCGACGACTACGCCGCGCTGGTGGCGCCGTCGTCCGCGGTGCCGACCACGGCGCCGGCCGACGCGACGCTCCCGGTGGTGCCGCCCGGCTGAGCCGACCGGCGCGCGGGGCTCAGCCGGCCTGGCGGGCCACCGCGTCGGCCGCCGCGGCCGCCGCCGCGGGGTCACCGAGGTAGCGCCCGAGCAGCGGGTGCTCGTCGACGGGGCCGGGGGGGACGGGCCGGAGGTCGTCGTCGAGCTCGTAGCGCAGGGGGATCCCGGTGGGGATGTTGACCTCGGGGATGACGTCGTCGGGGATGTCGGCGAGGTGCTTGACGAGGGCGCGGAGGCTGTTGCCGTGGGCCGCCACCAGCACGGTGAGGCCGGCCCGCAGGTCGGGGACGATGGCGTCGTACCAGTACGGGAGCATCCGGGCCACGACGTCCTTCAGGCACTCGGTCGCCGGCAGCACGTCGGGGGCCAGGCGCCGGTACCGCCGGTCGTGGCGGGGGTGGCGCTCGTCGCCGGGGTCGAGCGCCGGGGGCGGCACGTCGTAGCTGCGGCGCCACACCTTCACCTGGTCGGCGCCGAAGCGCGCCGCCGTCTCCTTCTTGTCGAGGCCCTGGAGGCCGCCGTAGTGGCGCTCGTTCAGCCGCCAGGAGCGGCGCACCGGGAGCCAGAGCTGGCCCAGCTCGGCCAGCGCCAGGTCGGCGGTGCGCACCGCCCGGGTGAGGACCGAGGTGTGGGCCACGTCGAACCACAGCCCCTCGTCAGCCAGCATCCGGCCCGAGGCCGCGGCCTCCTCGACGCCCCTCTCGGACAGGTCGACGTCGTGCCAGCCGGTGAAGAGGTTCTCGCGGTTCCACACGCTCTCGCCGTGGCGGAGCAGCACGAGGGTGGTGGTCATGGGCGACACCGTACCGGCCCGTGGGAATGGGACGGTAGCCGAGGAGGTTGTCAATGAAGCACTCAACTTCTTAGAGTGGCAGACACGCGAAGGTCTCGACCCCACCCTCACCATCGGAGGCGCACCCACCATGCCCAAGGCCGTCGGCATCGACCTCGGCACCACCAACTCCGTCGTCGCCGTCCTCGAGGCCGGCGACCCCGTCGTCATCCCCAACGCCGAGGGCAGCCGCACGACGCCGTCCGTGGTGGCCTTCTCCAAGACCGGCGAGGTCCTGGTCGGGGAGGTGGCCAAGCGACAGGCCATCACCAACCCCGACCGCACCATCCGGTCCGTCAAGCGCCACATGGGCACGGGCTGGACGATCGACGTCGACGCCAAGAAGTACACCAGCCAGGAGATCTCGGCCCGCACGCTCATGAAGCTGAAGCGCGATGCCGAGGCCTACCTGGGCGACACGGTCACGCAGGCCGTGATCACCGTGCCCGCCTACTTCGACGACGCGCAGCGCACCGCCACCAAGGAGGCCGGCCAGATCGCCGGGCTCGAGGTGCTGCGCATCATCAACGAGCCCACCGCCGCCGCCCTGGCCTACGGCCTCGACAAGGAGGGGGCCGACCAGACGATCCTCGTGTTCGATCTCGGTGGGGGCACGTTCGACGTGTCGATCCTCGAGATCGGTGACGGGGTCTTCGAGGTGAAGTCCACCCACGGCGACACCCAGCTGGGTGGCGACGACTGGGACCAGCGCGTCATGGACTGGCTCGTGGCGCAGTTCAAGGCGGCCCACGGCGTCGACCTGTCCGCCGACAAGATGGCCATGCAGCGCCTCAAGGAGGCGGGGGAGAAGGCCAAGATCGAGCTGTCCTCCGTGCAGCAGACGCAGATCAACCTGCCCTTCATCACCGCCACCCAGGAGGGCCCGCTCCACCTCGACGAGACCCTCACCCGGGCCAAGTTCACCGAGCTCACCGCCGACCTGATCGACCGGTGCCGCTCGCCGTTCGAGCAGGCCATCGCCGACGCCGGGCTCACCCTCGGCCAGCTCGACCACGTGATCCTGGTCGGCGGCTCCACCCGGATGCCCGCCGTGCAGGAGCTCGTGCAGAGCATCACCGGCAAGGAGCCCCACAAGGGCGTCAACCCCGACGAGGTCGTGGCCGTGGGCGCCGCCATCCAGGCCGGCGTGCTCAAGGGCGAGGTCAAGGACGTGCTGCTGCTCGACGTCACCCCGCTGTCGCTCGGCATCGAGACCAAGGGCGGCGTGATGACGAAGCTCATCGAGCGCAACACCACCATCCCCACCCGCCGCACCGAGGTGTTCACCACCGCCGAGGACATGCAGCCCTCCGTCGAGATCCACGTGCTGCAGGGCGAGCGCGAGATGGCGATGTACAACAAGACGCTCGGCAAGTTCCAGCTGGTCGACCTGCCACCGGCGCCGCGCGGCGTGCCCCAGATCGAGGTCACGTTCGACATCGACGCCAACGGGATCGTCCACGTGTCCGCCAAGGACCGGGCGACCGGCAAGGAGCAGTCGATGACCATCACCGGTCAGTCGTCGCTCAACCGGGACGAGATCAACCGGATGGTGCGCGACGCCGAGTCCCACGCCGAGGACGACCGTCGCCGGCGCGAGGAGGCGGAGGTCCGCAACAACGCCGACACCCTCGTGTACCAGACCGAGAAGCTGCTCCGCGAGCAGGGCGACAAGGTGAGCCCCGATGAGCGGGCTGCCATCGAGGGGCCCCTGGCCGACCTCAAGGCCGCGGTGTCCGGCAGCGACGTGGGCGCCATCAAGGACGCGTCGGACAAGCTGATGGCGGCCAGCCAGGCCTTCGCCCAGCGCCTCTACGAGGCGGCGTCGCAGCAGCAGCCGTCGCCGGGCGCCGGCTCGTCGTCGGCCGCCAGCGACGAGGAGGTCGTCGACGCCGAGATCGTCGACGACGAGGGGAAGTGACGGCGTGAGCGACCGTTCCTCCACCTGGGACGCGTGGCCCGAGGCCGGGCCCGGCATCTCCGAAGACCTCGAGCCGGCGCCCTCCGGGGCGTCGGCCGCCGAGGCCGCCGAGGCGGCGGTCGAGGTGGGGTTCGCGGAGGCGGCGGTCGAGGCCGACCTGGCCGCCCTCGAGGCCGTGGCGGCCGAGCGCGACGGCTACCGCGAGCTGGCCCAGCGCGTCCAGGCCGACTTCGAGAACTACCGCAAGCAGGCCCAGCGCCGCCTGACCGACGAGGTCGAGCTGGCCACCGCCCGCGTGGTCGAGCGCCTCGTGCCGGCCCTCGACGCGTGCGAGGCGGCCATCGGCCACGGCGTCGAGGGCGCCGACGGGATCATGTCGGCGCTGCTGGCGGCCCTGCGCCCCGAGGGCCTCGAGGCCATGGAGTCCGAGGGGCGCCCCTTCGACCCGTCCGAGCACGAGGCCGTGGTGCACGAGCCGGGCGACGAGGCCGAGCCCGTCGTCGTCGAGGTGCTCCGCACGGGGTACCGATGGAAGGGCCGGGTCCTGCGCCCGGCCATGGTCAAGGTCAGGGGCTGAGCGACCCGTTGGCACCGCAGCGCGAGTGGTTCGAGAAGGACTACTACAAGGCCCTGGGCGTGTCCGAGACGGCCACCCAGAAGGAGATCACGCGCGCCTACCGCAAGCTGGCCCGCCAGCACCACCCCGACACCAACCCGGGCGATGCCGCGGCCGAGGAGCGGTTCAAGGAGATCTCGGCCGCCTACGACGTGATCGGCGACGCCGAGAAGCGCAAGGAGTACGACGAGGTCCGCAAGCTGGGGCCCATGGCCGCCGGGTTCGGCCCGGGTGCCGGCGGGCCCGGCGCCGGCGGCTTCACGTTCTCGTCCGACGACCTGGGTGATCTGGGCGACCTGTTCGGCGGTCTGTTCGGGCGCGGCCGGGGGCGCGGCCGCGCTGGCGCGGGCCCGTCGCGGGGTGCTGGCCCCCAGCGGGGTCCCGATCTCGAGGCCGAGCTGCACCTGCCCTTCGACGACGCCGTGCAGGGCGTGACCACCGCCGTGCACCTCACGGGCGAGGCGCCCTGCAGCACCTGCCACGGCACCGGCGCCCGCCCGGGCACGCTGCCCCACACCTGCGGGCGCTGCGGCGGTCGGGGGGTGCTCGACG
Coding sequences within it:
- a CDS encoding ferrous iron transporter B; the encoded protein is MTHEQHHGGGGAPHLTADLEIALVGSPNAGKTTLFNSLTGLRFKTANYPGVTVSRGEGFIHVDGREIVLVDLPGTFGLSAISPDEQVVVDALGGGLGRRPDGLVVAVDATALERSLLFVAELLQLDVPTAIALTMVDEVEARGGTVDVERLSAALGVPVMPVVGHRGIGVAALRTMLAHPEEWATPALPPPATGAERAAWVDSVVRSATTRPGPDRRTHRIDAVVLHPVAGVAVFLAVMLVFFQSIFTFAAPALDAIDSSFGALADQVRDLVPGTLGEFLADGVIAGVGAVLVFLPQIILLFLILALLEKVGYLARAAFLADRLLSRFGLEGRSMVAMLSSFACAIPGILATRTIPSERRRLATMMAAPLMTCSARLPVYVLLISAFVSDRTVLGPFTAQGLTMFGLYALGAVSGLVYAAVLSHTVLAGPTAPFAMELPPYRRPTLRSVLLATWDGTWSFVRRAGTVILVTSMALWVLLSIPSVTPPEGLTEAQAAQYEMEQSLAGRVGSALEPVFAPLGFDWSTNVAIIGSLAAREVFVSTLAITTASESEDALPDRLQTMEDADGNLVYDSATVAAILVFFVYALQCLSTVAVLRRETNSWRWPVFAFGSMFALAYVGALIARTVVLAVT
- a CDS encoding NifU family protein gives rise to the protein MERTADQAVLRWVCHDHAVAASPGGRRRPDPGSPMGALVDAGSLAEVWVSAGALHARFVEERPASAVVRVVHEAVVDALATNAAWLTEATGPVPGIGLATVQETVDRAAAAVFDAHGGRLEVVHLDDGVLRLRPHGSCRGCRLTAGTIDSLVAPAVRRAHPDIHRIQLEDASSRQRSWLPRPRRR
- a CDS encoding glucosyl-3-phosphoglycerate synthase, coding for MAALARVADEPVEVELAGVVALAAGHDAAPLRSAATQPARVFHRDDLEPARLVAAKRGRRVAVCLPAHNEAATVGAIVSAIRHELVDALPLVDDLVVMDDRSTDGTATLAAAAGARVVHTAEVLPELAGTPGKGAALWKSLVVTDAELVVWCDADVVDFDPRFVAGLVGPLLLQPEIALVKGFYERPLHGHRGEGGRVTELVARPALSLLFPHLAGIVQPLGGEYAGRRDVLERVSFVGDYGVELGLLIDVAALVGTGAIAQVDLGVRTHRNRPLAELGPMAAAVLRTALERSRPGPHRLAGTVLHRPGHAPVDVAGAEWPPLGSLRAAGLVPAAGERLPA
- a CDS encoding response regulator transcription factor, giving the protein MVTRLLLVEDDDDIRLVLRLALEDEGYDVVEAISGEEGLERFAAEPVDLALVDLRLPGMHGFEVCRQLRQHSTVPIIIITAQTDSHDVVAGLEAGADDYVTKPLVPKELAARIRALLRRASLPAAPSSEPEAFVFGDLEVRPGAGEVRRAGELVELTKTEFRLLCEFVANPGQVLSRDVLLERVWGYDYLGDSRLVDTHLHRLRLKVEDDPSEPRHLLTARGLGYKFVP
- a CDS encoding HAMP domain-containing histidine kinase, whose product is MTGAEAGAARPVPRRRLRLRLRATVAFAIGALAVSLALSGLTYGLVRRYLLEQRESTATTQVYLNARLVRSSLLAGDTDVPALLASLATTLGSQPVLELDGDWFARVVNVGRDDLPGPLRATVLDGGASRQRFAAGGVPYLAVGVALPDADAAYFEAFPLTELERTLDTLRAALLVAATITTVAGAALGWYASRRVLRPLRDVADTAALIAEGDLSARIDEHGDADLDPLVRSFNDMASTLEGRLERDARFASDVSHELRSPLTAMRAAVEVVDARRDELPERVRVAVAVLRGQVRRFERMVLDLLEISRIDAGVVPVDLRPRNVAGFVRRVARGLLPDGPPVEVSPAAAEALALVDERRFERVLANLVENAQKHGGGVTRVAVDAGDGRVRVLVEDHGPGVPAEERSRIFERYARGDAARHQVGTGLGLALAAEHVRLHWGRVWVEDAPDGGARFVVELPKAVS
- a CDS encoding GerMN domain-containing protein; translated protein: MTGRARRRVAGMGLALLGVVAVAGCGVTTEGDDRPLDATDVPAGLLDTPPSPSTTAAGPAPTALVPVPTYGFELYLVLDDRLVPVRRQLSGPPDLDDVLELVAAGPRPAEQDQGYRSVLGDPVVVTGTPPVGGQVTIDVGDAFTSLSGADQLLALAQVVYSVTSLPGVGRVAFTSGGAPIDVPRADGLLVAGSVSRDDYAALVAPSSAVPTTAPADATLPVVPPG
- the gpmA gene encoding 2,3-diphosphoglycerate-dependent phosphoglycerate mutase, whose translation is MTTTLVLLRHGESVWNRENLFTGWHDVDLSERGVEEAAASGRMLADEGLWFDVAHTSVLTRAVRTADLALAELGQLWLPVRRSWRLNERHYGGLQGLDKKETAARFGADQVKVWRRSYDVPPPALDPGDERHPRHDRRYRRLAPDVLPATECLKDVVARMLPYWYDAIVPDLRAGLTVLVAAHGNSLRALVKHLADIPDDVIPEVNIPTGIPLRYELDDDLRPVPPGPVDEHPLLGRYLGDPAAAAAAADAVARQAG
- the dnaK gene encoding molecular chaperone DnaK; amino-acid sequence: MPKAVGIDLGTTNSVVAVLEAGDPVVIPNAEGSRTTPSVVAFSKTGEVLVGEVAKRQAITNPDRTIRSVKRHMGTGWTIDVDAKKYTSQEISARTLMKLKRDAEAYLGDTVTQAVITVPAYFDDAQRTATKEAGQIAGLEVLRIINEPTAAALAYGLDKEGADQTILVFDLGGGTFDVSILEIGDGVFEVKSTHGDTQLGGDDWDQRVMDWLVAQFKAAHGVDLSADKMAMQRLKEAGEKAKIELSSVQQTQINLPFITATQEGPLHLDETLTRAKFTELTADLIDRCRSPFEQAIADAGLTLGQLDHVILVGGSTRMPAVQELVQSITGKEPHKGVNPDEVVAVGAAIQAGVLKGEVKDVLLLDVTPLSLGIETKGGVMTKLIERNTTIPTRRTEVFTTAEDMQPSVEIHVLQGEREMAMYNKTLGKFQLVDLPPAPRGVPQIEVTFDIDANGIVHVSAKDRATGKEQSMTITGQSSLNRDEINRMVRDAESHAEDDRRRREEAEVRNNADTLVYQTEKLLREQGDKVSPDERAAIEGPLADLKAAVSGSDVGAIKDASDKLMAASQAFAQRLYEAASQQQPSPGAGSSSAASDEEVVDAEIVDDEGK
- a CDS encoding nucleotide exchange factor GrpE — translated: MSDRSSTWDAWPEAGPGISEDLEPAPSGASAAEAAEAAVEVGFAEAAVEADLAALEAVAAERDGYRELAQRVQADFENYRKQAQRRLTDEVELATARVVERLVPALDACEAAIGHGVEGADGIMSALLAALRPEGLEAMESEGRPFDPSEHEAVVHEPGDEAEPVVVEVLRTGYRWKGRVLRPAMVKVRG
- the dnaJ gene encoding molecular chaperone DnaJ, with product MEGPGPAPGHGQGQGLSDPLAPQREWFEKDYYKALGVSETATQKEITRAYRKLARQHHPDTNPGDAAAEERFKEISAAYDVIGDAEKRKEYDEVRKLGPMAAGFGPGAGGPGAGGFTFSSDDLGDLGDLFGGLFGRGRGRGRAGAGPSRGAGPQRGPDLEAELHLPFDDAVQGVTTAVHLTGEAPCSTCHGTGARPGTLPHTCGRCGGRGVLDENQGLFSFSSVCPGCGGTGSVVDDPCATCHGTGAQLRDRQVKVRIPAGVDDGQRIRLKGRGGPGRNGGPAGDLFVIVRVEPHRFFGRKGKDLTIRVPVTFAEAALGADVAVPTLDGGSVTVRLKPGTPPGRAHRVKGKGVPASRGAGDLLVTFEVAVPARLSSEERHAVEQLAAVSTESPRAYLGV